One genomic segment of Cerasicoccus sp. TK19100 includes these proteins:
- a CDS encoding SCO family protein, translated as MPRSQTTIFFHFLALLLGAAALNGETVKVTSADPDAQTLTLEDGRTVNVGPGDARIGYVGKQIKGELEPMTDPPTLYAIWPVDPVNDSIEKSVNEKLHNDTILQGRKAFRSLGDYLPDFALYDQNGEMVRKNTFRGKNVVYNFIFTRCQMPKMCPATTARTLKLQKMLDASDLKDAHLVTITFDPEYDTPGILNEYAVQRGAHFDNYSLLTGDPDAIEDLMKQFGILTIAEDGTINHTMATIMTDGNGMVVYRKEGSMWSPQDFFDRLSEREKGQGS; from the coding sequence ATGCCCCGATCGCAAACGACAATCTTCTTTCACTTTCTTGCCCTTTTGCTTGGTGCCGCGGCGCTCAACGGGGAAACGGTCAAGGTCACCTCCGCCGATCCCGACGCTCAAACGCTGACCCTCGAAGACGGCCGCACGGTCAACGTTGGCCCTGGTGATGCGCGCATTGGTTACGTGGGCAAACAGATTAAAGGGGAACTCGAGCCGATGACCGATCCGCCGACCCTCTACGCGATCTGGCCGGTGGACCCCGTCAACGACAGCATCGAAAAGTCGGTTAACGAAAAACTGCACAACGACACCATTTTGCAGGGCCGCAAGGCGTTTCGCTCGTTGGGCGACTACCTGCCGGACTTTGCACTGTATGATCAGAACGGCGAGATGGTCCGCAAGAATACCTTTCGCGGCAAGAATGTCGTTTATAACTTCATCTTCACGCGCTGCCAGATGCCAAAAATGTGCCCGGCGACGACTGCGCGCACGCTCAAGCTGCAGAAGATGCTCGACGCATCGGACCTCAAGGACGCGCACCTGGTCACCATCACTTTCGATCCGGAGTACGACACGCCGGGCATTCTCAACGAGTATGCTGTCCAGCGTGGCGCGCACTTTGATAATTACTCGCTGCTTACCGGCGACCCCGATGCCATTGAGGACCTGATGAAGCAGTTCGGCATCCTGACGATCGCCGAGGACGGCACGATCAACCACACCATGGCCACCATCATGACGGACGGCAATGGCATGGTCGTTTACCGCAAGGAGGGCTCCATGTGGTCGCCGCAGGATTTCTTTGACCGCCTCTCCGAACGTGAGAAAGGCCAGGGCTCATGA
- the cyoE gene encoding heme o synthase produces MSSSPSTPGIERVSAPPLAERLALRQFWELTKPRLSLLSVITALVGYMAADPQRDAGVFLALLIGTSLAAGAAGALNQWLEREVDRRMARTQDRPLPSGAVSPQAALAFGLILGISGSTLVWLGANPLAGALTVATLVSYLLVYTPLKRITSWNTLIGAIPGALPPLIGWAAASGQIDPLGWILFGILFCWQIPHFMAIAWLYRDDYAQGGFVMSTVNDPSGRCAARQSLGHSILLLGISLLPAILGYASWLLYGAAALVCGLGYAWTAFKFWRAENDMRTPASRKMFLASIAYLPLLLGALVIDRWLIG; encoded by the coding sequence ATGAGTTCTTCGCCCAGCACGCCCGGCATCGAACGTGTTAGCGCCCCGCCCTTGGCAGAACGCCTCGCCCTACGCCAATTCTGGGAGCTAACCAAGCCGCGCCTCAGCCTTTTATCCGTAATCACGGCACTCGTCGGCTACATGGCCGCCGACCCTCAACGTGATGCCGGAGTCTTTCTTGCGCTGCTCATTGGCACCTCGTTGGCCGCTGGTGCCGCTGGCGCGCTCAACCAATGGCTCGAGCGCGAAGTCGACCGCCGCATGGCCCGCACCCAAGACCGCCCACTGCCCAGTGGAGCCGTCAGCCCGCAAGCCGCGCTCGCCTTTGGGCTGATCCTCGGGATCTCCGGCAGCACACTGGTGTGGCTCGGGGCCAACCCACTCGCTGGTGCCCTGACCGTGGCGACGCTCGTTTCCTACCTGCTCGTTTACACGCCGCTTAAGCGCATCACTTCGTGGAACACCCTGATCGGGGCCATTCCTGGTGCCCTGCCCCCACTCATCGGCTGGGCTGCCGCCAGTGGACAAATCGACCCGCTGGGCTGGATTCTCTTTGGCATTCTTTTCTGCTGGCAAATCCCACACTTCATGGCGATTGCCTGGCTCTACCGCGACGACTACGCCCAGGGCGGCTTCGTGATGAGCACGGTCAACGACCCCAGTGGCCGATGCGCCGCGCGCCAGTCACTCGGGCACAGCATTCTCCTACTCGGCATCAGCCTGCTGCCAGCCATTCTCGGCTACGCCAGCTGGCTGCTCTACGGTGCTGCGGCCCTCGTTTGCGGCCTGGGCTATGCGTGGACGGCATTCAAATTCTGGCGCGCCGAAAACGATATGCGCACCCCTGCCTCGCGGAAAATGTTCCTCGCTTCGATTGCGTATTTGCCACTCCTGCTCGGTGCCTTGGTCATCGACCGCTGGCTCATTGGGTAA
- a CDS encoding COX15/CtaA family protein — MPQRQDRYHPALFWFALFALGWSLLLLYAGAYTTSIQAGMVFLDWPLSNSSVMPEGWWEDIDMRAEHSHRLLGAKLGFLSIVLAAWAFFSEGNRTTRRLAYGLLALVIGQGLLGGLRVMFDQLNTGAENNAVGYTFRILHALGAEFTLCWLATLTLRLSRWWREKNCGLQKPVAKSVRAWGIAASVAIIVQILLGALMRHAGAGLAIPTFPLTPEGGIFPATWTTPVTLHWLHRLGAVVASVALLGFLGMLWGRANTRKALMGWIIAATALLAVQIFLGAATVLTHKNPVMASSHMLVGALLLANVWTATIQTFRLRLSASDLTNSSFSLDQTNDTPKPTSATLTQ; from the coding sequence ATGCCTCAACGCCAAGACCGTTATCACCCCGCCCTGTTCTGGTTCGCGCTGTTTGCGCTCGGCTGGTCGCTGCTGCTGCTCTACGCCGGTGCCTACACCACGAGCATTCAGGCCGGCATGGTGTTCCTCGACTGGCCGCTGTCAAACTCCTCCGTCATGCCGGAAGGCTGGTGGGAAGACATCGATATGCGCGCCGAGCACAGCCACCGCCTCCTCGGTGCCAAGCTGGGCTTCCTGTCCATCGTGCTGGCGGCGTGGGCCTTCTTCTCCGAGGGTAACCGGACCACCCGCCGCCTCGCCTACGGGCTGCTGGCGCTCGTCATTGGCCAGGGCCTGCTCGGCGGGCTGCGCGTGATGTTTGACCAGCTCAACACCGGCGCGGAAAACAACGCCGTCGGCTACACCTTTCGCATCCTTCACGCTCTCGGGGCAGAGTTCACGCTTTGCTGGCTGGCCACACTCACCCTGCGCCTGTCCCGCTGGTGGCGAGAGAAAAACTGCGGCCTGCAAAAGCCGGTCGCGAAGTCCGTCCGCGCCTGGGGCATCGCGGCATCCGTCGCGATCATTGTGCAGATTTTGCTCGGCGCACTGATGCGCCACGCCGGTGCCGGGCTCGCGATTCCGACTTTTCCCCTCACGCCCGAAGGTGGCATTTTCCCGGCTACGTGGACCACCCCCGTCACCCTGCACTGGCTTCATCGGCTCGGGGCGGTCGTGGCGAGCGTTGCGCTGCTGGGCTTCCTCGGTATGCTTTGGGGCCGCGCCAATACCCGCAAGGCGCTGATGGGCTGGATCATCGCCGCCACCGCGCTGCTCGCGGTGCAGATATTTCTTGGTGCCGCCACGGTCTTGACCCACAAGAACCCGGTGATGGCCTCCAGCCACATGCTGGTAGGCGCGTTGTTATTAGCAAATGTTTGGACTGCTACAATCCAAACTTTCCGCTTGCGCCTCTCGGCCAGTGATTTAACCAATAGTAGTTTCAGCTTGGATCAAACTAACGACACCCCCAAACCGACCTCTGCGACACTAACCCAATGA